Proteins found in one Neofelis nebulosa isolate mNeoNeb1 chromosome 3, mNeoNeb1.pri, whole genome shotgun sequence genomic segment:
- the LOC131506813 gene encoding serine protease 52-like gives MTGWRDGRAVLLLLVNLLLPRAHSSPAWTCGQRTSTKPEKSEILEITGGVSADIIDFPWQVRILYQGRHLCGGSILSEWWILTAAHCFINRNNFEIKSGLEIIHGERNIDTKNLTRMKVDKSIIHPYFDSWFLDNDIALLLLKSPFKLGVKEVPICLSEVNDIQKWRNCWVTGWGITIPMQDMTSQLQKVNIKLVKWETCSHKVPILTRNMLCAGSPQGGKDACQGDSGSPLVCQKNNHQSIWYQLGIVSWGVGCGRKKLPGVYTKVSNYLSWIDTETAMSGKPYVHEPDSGYSLLLSPWAILLLYFVILLLPHD, from the exons ATGACAGGATGGAGGGATGGAAGAGCAGTACTTCTGCTGCTGGTCAACCTGCTGCTTCCCCGGGCACACAGCTCCCCAGCAT gGACATGTGGCCAAAGAACAAGTACCAAACCTGAGAAGTCAGAAATTTTGGAAATCACAGGTGGCGTATCTGCAGACATAATAGATTTTCCATGGCAGGTGAGGATTCTTTACCAAGGGAGACATCTTTGTGGAGGATCAATCCTCAGCGAGTGGTGGATTTTAACTGCAGCCCATTGCTTCATAAACAGAAATAA ttttgagataaAATCTGGCTTGGAGATTATACATGGTGAAAGAAACATTGATACCAAGAACTTGACAAGGATGAAAGTGGACAAGTCAATTATTCACCCTTATTTTGACAGCTGGTTCTTGGATAATGACATTGCTTTGCTCTTACTCAAATCTCCATTTAAATTGGGTGTCAAGGAAGTACCCATCTGCCTGTCAGAGGTTAATGACAtacagaaatggagaaactgCTGGGTGACTGGATGGGGCATTACCA TTCCTATGCAAGATATGACTTCACAGCTGCAAAAAGTCAACATCAAGCTGGTCAAATGGGAAACATGCTCCCATAAGGTGCCTATACTCACCAGGAACATGCTGTGTGCTGGGAGCCCTCAAGGTGGGAAGGACGCCTGCCAG GGTGACAGTGGGAGTCCTCTGGTTTGCCAGAAAAACAACCACCAAAGCATATGGTACCAACTAGGCATTGTCAGCTGGGGAGTGGGCTGTGGCCGGAAGAAACTGCCTGGAGTGTACACGAAGGTGTCTAATTATCTGTCATGGATTGACACAGAGACCGCGATGTCAGGAAAGCCCTATGTGCATGAGCCAGACTCCGGGTACAGTTTGCTTCTCTCACCTTGGGCCATCTTGTTACTGTATTTTGTGATACTTCTACTACCCCATGATTAA